TCCAGAACTTGTATCAATCTGTCATAATTTCTTATGCAcataatttaacatttaaataCTGCTCTTTAACAGCACATTTTAAAGTTCAAGTTTTTTGTATGTgtataaaagtttcataaatattcaactagatgtataaataatttaataaggcAAAACATTTTGGATTTTACAATTTCATAGTATAAAAAAATACCATCTATATAGCATCTGGAGTTGTATACTACAAATGTTATTGAAGATACAAAGGGTATTGCCAATCTAGTGGCACAATCGGAATGAGTGTGGATTTACAATCTACATgaaaaagcaaataaaaaatttattaaaatttatatattttaaaaatcccGCCAAAAACAAGTGGCGCTATCTACAGTTTAGTGCACTAAATGAGCTTTTCGGTTTCGCCCCCAGAGGACGCTTTCATATACAGTGGCGGGTTTTTTTAagatatagaaatttttaacacTGATTTATTTAGCAATGAAGCCTCATATGTGGAAATATCACTCTATATTTTCGACTTACTTTTTCATATAGATTCATCCTCTGTCCGCCTGAGGCACCAGACTAGAGACACCTTATATAGAAGTTTACCCGTATTCAGAGGTGACTGTGAAACTGAAGCTTCCATCTTTAACGTAAGTGCCATGATACCAAATTCTTGTATCTAAAAGAACAATGTCTCCAGCATAAACAGTAAAATTAAAACGTGTGCAAACATTATCACATTCTGGTGTCGGAGCAACAGTCCAACTTTTATTGCCTATAATTTGTCCTTGCCACATGAGACGTGAGATGTAATCCAGCTATGAAaaagagaataattttaattaacaaaactgtaattttaaaaattaattaacgatacAATTTATTATTCCTAGTATACGTACATGCATGATAGCACCTTCTTCGTATCCCAAAAAAACATAATTGGAATAAGGTACTTCTACATCTTCTGGCAAAAAATGAGGTagactataatattttttcatcgcATCCAAAACCTGAAGGTTGCAGTTTTTCCAACCAACATACCAGGGATCTTTTCCATTAAGTTGCAAGGCTCTTTCTTCGCTCATTGCAAAAACATCATGTAAATTAGTGAGATTACTTTTGAAATGTAAAAACTGACATTCATCTACTGAATCATAAGCACCATcaatattttcatataaatctttgaaaaatttccagctAAATACCTTCGAAGCTGGCCAATGACTTGCAGCATTTTTTATCACCATAGGCCTAGAAGAATAAGCGTATCGCTTAAATTCTTCTCTAGTTAAATTTGGCAAGATCAAAGCTGAAGTAATACCACGACAATAATCACAATTTGATATTGGTCTTGTAAACTCCCATATGAAATAATTGTTAGGTATTAAGCATCTTGTTTCGCGAATACTTTTCATTACATCAATGTAcaggtatttaaaaaatacgcTACAAAATATTGGTGTAAAAATGGCAAGCAGTACTTTCTTGGAACAtacataatgaaaataaaaacttCTCTTATGTTTTGCATCATTTTTTATGCCAATTGATTTCAGATCTGCTAGTGATGCACCTTGTTCCAGATAACTCTTATTTAAAGATAAGAAAGCTTCTTGTATATTTTCTAACAGGTTATCACCTTCTTCCATTACTAGTagtatgaataaatatttaagtaATCATTGAtacttaattatttgaaaatctgTATGGATGTATTTATATCATCGATTTTCATAGTATATCAATTATAGGTGTTTAATTTGATGACAGTATTATTTCAGTCATCAATGATAAGAAAGTAATATTCATTACTTTgtgttcccttttttttcattaaattcaataattgtGCGTTATTCTTCAAACATACATTTCATACAACAGGGGAACACATGTTGTTACTTTGAACGGCATCAATGACACCATACACATAGGTATATGTATTTCTTCGAAATGTGTAGCTATACAATTCTCCTACTTTCATATATTACACATACACGAACACCGTGTTAAACCTTGAACCACTTATCTTTCACCGAAATGCGAAGCGTTACATCGATTATGCAACAAATAGAATCGTTTTCTGAATGATAGGAGTTCCTATGTTCTTTGATTCTTACATTTTCTTACGTAAAGTAAACGAAAGTCTGAAGGCCAGCTTACTTAGCTTCGagtaatttaaaactttaaTAAGAAGTTTCCTGTTCATGTGTTGAACAGATGGGAGTGGATGCAGATGTTTTATACTTATGCGGGCAAGATACTTGATATCCAAGTACGAAATTTCAGAATAACGAATCATTTTGTATGG
This Osmia lignaria lignaria isolate PbOS001 chromosome 9, iyOsmLign1, whole genome shotgun sequence DNA region includes the following protein-coding sequences:
- the LOC117603545 gene encoding uncharacterized protein LOC117603545 translates to MEEGDNLLENIQEAFLSLNKSYLEQGASLADLKSIGIKNDAKHKRSFYFHYVCSKKVLLAIFTPIFCSVFFKYLYIDVMKSIRETRCLIPNNYFIWEFTRPISNCDYCRGITSALILPNLTREEFKRYAYSSRPMVIKNAASHWPASKVFSWKFFKDLYENIDGAYDSVDECQFLHFKSNLTNLHDVFAMSEERALQLNGKDPWYVGWKNCNLQVLDAMKKYYSLPHFLPEDVEVPYSNYVFLGYEEGAIMHLDYISRLMWQGQIIGNKSWTVAPTPECDNVCTRFNFTVYAGDIVLLDTRIWYHGTYVKDGSFSFTVTSEYG